In a single window of the Podospora pseudocomata strain CBS 415.72m chromosome 2 map unlocalized CBS415.72m_2, whole genome shotgun sequence genome:
- a CDS encoding uncharacterized protein (antiSMASH:Cluster_1), which produces MIPLLLLISTKPHNISPVGLVDLSSSRSLLRSLSWPSLYLFIQGNTSAKSQCQLNLYSRVFHQPFIFITPNHTSKLFTLPSSLAFKYGNSKLTHPPKTATHTSNFHHFIPHVLISISIKVSPDFSSKLHSLFILSLLKTLPYRH; this is translated from the exons ATGATCCCGCTTCTCTTGCTGATCAGCACTAAACCCCATAATATCTCTCCCGTGGGTCTTGTGGatctctcctcttcccgtTCTCTCCTCCGCTCCCTTTCTTGGCCATCTCTTTATCT GTTCATTCAAGGCAACACCAGTGCAAAGTCTCAATGTCAACTCAACCTCTACAGCCGAGTCTTTCACCAgcccttcatcttcatcactcCTAACCACACCTCAAAACTGTTCACCCTCCCTAG CTCACTCGCCTTCAAGTATGGAAACTCAAAACTCactcaccctcccaaaacaGCCACCCACACAAGCAACTTTCATCACTTCATCCCGCATGTtctcatctccatctcaaTCAAAGTGAGCCCTGACTTTTCATCCAAACTTCATTCTCTATTCATTCTATCTCTTTTAAAAACGCTACCTTATCGTCATTAA
- the ABR1 gene encoding ABR1-like multicopper oxidase (CAZy:AA1; COG:Q; antiSMASH:Cluster_1; EggNog:ENOG503PA2X) — protein sequence MKSSGVLSLAALSFATAAKAATVTYDWTATWVWAAPDGVGRPVVGINNAWPCPQIDATVGDTVIINFTNNLGNQTSGLHFHGINQVQTPEMDGPSGVTQCPVPPGSTLQYKFVVDVGGTFWYHSHNMGQYPDGLRGVFLVHDPNDPYAGSYDEEVILTVSDWYHNESLTMVRNMLQPSNTRFAPPIPDGMIINEGAGLNVNFTKGRKYRFRMISFAALASAMIHFDSHDINIIMNDADYLQKEVKYQLRIATAQRYDFIIECIDRDNDNYPFLISLDINRDWTNPDLGPLQWPHNYTGYLTMDYNKPNTKKDVVHKWKPADDSHFKPYDNEAILGGNDTNYDTLIKMDFAFCTDANGYPRACFNNLTYIDQKVPALYSAATTGDDNSNPIVYGQINPFIVNYGDVVQIVVNNQDAATHPFHLHGHHFQVLDRPKTGTGDWSGRDTNYNQKPPRRDTVTVMAHSHAVLRFKATNPGTWLFHCHIEWHVEMGLTATIIEAPDRLRNLTFPQDHLDACNKMGIPVSGNAAGNTQDYLDTTGMVTVPPTIYNGAMYAGSSSKKRGLMGRLASGMGSFFF from the exons ATGAAGTCGTCTGGTGTTCTATCGCTTGCGGCTCTGTCTTTCGCCACGGCGGCCAAAGCAGCCACTGTTACCTATGACTGGACGGCAACCTGGGTCTGGGCAGCCCCAGACGGAGTTGGGAGGCCAGTGGTCGGCATCAACAATGCTTGGCCTTGTCCACAGATTGATGCCACGGTCGGTGATACCGTGATCATCAACTTCACTAACAATCTCGGGAATCAGACAAGTGGTCTCCATTTCCACGGCATCAACCAGGTTCAGACTCCCGAGATGGATGGGCCAAGCGGTGTTACCCAGTGCCCAGTACCTCCCGGCTCGACTCTCCAGTATAAATTCGTGGTTGATGTCGGCGGTACCTTTTGGT ATCACTCGCACAACATGGGTCAATACCCCGACGGCCTGCGCGGAGTTTTCCTTGTTCACGATCCTAATGACCCCTATGCCGGCTCGTACGATGAAGAGGTTATCTTGACGGTTTCTGATTG GTACCACAATGAGTCTCTTACCATGGTCCGCAACATGCTGCAGCCTAGCAATACTCGATTCGCTCCGCCCATTCCCGATGGCATGATCATCAACGAGGGAGCTGGGTTGAATGTCAACTTCACCAAAGGCAGGAAGTATCGCTTCCGCATGATCAGCTTCGCCGCCTTGGCTTCCGCCATGATTCACTTCGATTCTCACGACATTAACATCATCATGAATGACGCCGACTATCTGCAAAAGGAGGTCAAGTATCAGCTCCGCATTGCCACGGCTCAGCGTTACGACTTCATCATCGAGTGCATTGATCGCGACAACGACAACTACCCATTCTTGATCTCGCTGGATATCAACCGCGACTGGACAAATCCCGACTTGGGTCCCCTCCAATGGCCACACAACTACACCGGCTACCTCACCATGGATTACAACAAACCAAACACCAAGAAGGACGTGGTGCACAAGTGGAAGCCTGCTGACGACTCCCACTTCAAGCCATATGACAACGAGGCGATCCTCGGGGGGAACGACACCAACTATGACACTCTGATCAAGATGGACTTCGCATTCTGCACAGATGCCAACGGCTACCCCCGCGCTTGCTTCAACAACCTGACATACATCGACCAAAAGGTGCCGGCCTTGTACTCGGCCGCCACCACGGGCGACGACAACAGCAATCCCATCGTCTACGGCCAGATCAACCCCTTCATTGTCAACTACGGCGATGTCGTCCAGATCGTGGTCAACAACCAGGATGCTGCCACCCACCCTTTCCATCTCCATGGCCATCACTTCCAGGTTCTCGACCGCCCCAAGACCGGCACCGGGGACTGGTCCGGCAGGGACACCAACTACAACCAGAAGCCGCCCCGGCGCGACACCGTCACGGTCATGGCGCACTCGCACGCCGTCTTGCGGTTCAAGGCCACCAACCCGGGCACTTGGCTGTTCCATTGCCACATTGAGTGGCATGTCGAGATGGGCCTGACGGCCACCATCATTGAGGCGCCGGACAGGCTGAGAAACCTGACCTTCCCTCAGGATCATCTGGATGCTTGCAACAAGATGGGCATCCCGGTGAGTGGCAACGCGGCGGGCAATACGCAGGATTATTTGGATACCACAGGGATGGTGACGGTGCCGCCGACGATTTATAACGGGGCTATGTATGCTGGGTCTAGcagcaagaagagggggttgatggggaggctTGCCTCAGGGATGGGGAGTTTCTTCTTCTAG